From Methanocella paludicola SANAE, a single genomic window includes:
- a CDS encoding NifB/NifX family molybdenum-iron cluster-binding protein has translation MKICVPMKSTMVHNHFGKASEFMLLMVEESKVVSRETIKNPGREKGAVLELMPAHGVTHVISGGMGERVKGIMRERNIVVVTGALGSIDNAVERFLKGELKPVEAPCCGENLCGKK, from the coding sequence ATGAAGATCTGTGTCCCGATGAAGAGCACCATGGTGCACAACCACTTCGGGAAGGCCTCTGAGTTCATGCTCCTCATGGTGGAGGAGAGTAAGGTCGTGTCCCGGGAGACAATTAAGAACCCTGGGCGCGAGAAGGGCGCAGTGCTTGAGCTGATGCCCGCCCACGGCGTTACGCACGTCATCTCGGGCGGCATGGGCGAGCGAGTAAAAGGCATTATGAGGGAGCGCAACATCGTCGTCGTGACCGGCGCACTGGGATCGATCGACAACGCGGTCGAGCGTTTCCTTAAGGGCGAGCTGAAGCCCGTCGAAGCGCCGTGCTGCGGCGAGAACCTGTGCGGTAAAAAATAG